The following is a genomic window from Amycolatopsis sp. BJA-103.
ACTCTGTTGGCGTGCGAAACCAGCGGCAGGTCGTGGACTACGCCTTACAGCGGCGCTCGCTGCTCAAGGGCGTCCACTCCGGACGGGTCGGCACATACGACGTCTGCGACGCGGGCCCGTACCTCCTGCGGGCCGCGAAATTCCACGGACGACCTGGTGAGCAGGACTGCCCGGTCTGTCACCGGGAGGAACTGACCCTGGTGTCCTGGGTGTACGGCGAGGAGCTCAAGCACGTCGCCGGATCAGCCAAGACACCGGAAGAACTGGTGCGGATGGACGGGCTCTTCGCGGAGTTCACCGTCTACGAGGTCGAGGTATGCCGGAGCTGTCACTGGAACCACCTGGTGCGCTCCTACGTCCTCGGAACAGGAGACCCGGGAAGCACCCGGCCACGGACCCGGTCGCAGAGGACAGCGGGTCAGTGACAGGTACCGAAATCGCAGTTGAGCACAGAGCGGCGTCCCCCGAAGCGCCGGTCTGGGAGGCCCATTCGTGAACGACGACCGCAACCGCTCCTGGCCAGGCCAGGAGCCTGATGCACCTCGCCGTGCCCACTGGCCGGGCGAAGAGGACGAGCCCGGCTGGCCGGGCGAGGAACCCCCGCGCCGCCCCCAGCGCCGGACGCCCCCGAACAGCACCCCCCGCTCGGCCCCACCACGGTCCGCGGCCCCGCGCCCGGTCGACCCCCAGTGGCCCGGCGGGGACAGTGGCGGCAACGGCGGCCCCGAATGGCCGTCCGACGACGAACCACGCCGTCCCGCGGCCCCGCGCCGCCCCAACGGCATGCCCCCGCGCAGGCAGGGACCCCCGCCGCCCGGTGGCCGCCCCCAGCGTTCCCAGCAGGGCGCCGTCGGTCACCGGCCGCCGCCGC
Proteins encoded in this region:
- a CDS encoding DUF5318 domain-containing protein, translated to MRNQRQVVDYALQRRSLLKGVHSGRVGTYDVCDAGPYLLRAAKFHGRPGEQDCPVCHREELTLVSWVYGEELKHVAGSAKTPEELVRMDGLFAEFTVYEVEVCRSCHWNHLVRSYVLGTGDPGSTRPRTRSQRTAGQ